Proteins encoded within one genomic window of Bradyrhizobium sp. AZCC 1719:
- a CDS encoding multidrug effflux MFS transporter — protein sequence MSDTSADALAASGHRPMGFPEFVIVIASIMALNPLAMDMMLPALPDIASAFHITSVNRPQMVLSIFLVGFGVGQFVMGPLSDRFGRRPVLLGGMVVYCAAGLLAIAAPSFETLLLARALQGLSTSATRVIATSIVRDCYAGRRMASVMSLAMMIFIAVPVVAPAFGQAVLLLTQWRGIFIVLTLYGVVALIWSALRMPETLPVERRRSLAVGEVFDAFRQTLTNRQTLGYALVAGGVLGSLFAFVFTSQQVFTEIYNLGYYFPVAFAGVAVGTAIAGFVNSRLVGRLGMRVISHAALLGFVVIAATMLVAAKMQMLPLPLFMVLSVSMMFAFGLMIANFTALAMEPQGHIAGTAASLYGSITTLLGIGIGATIGQGYDGTLVPFATGFLLCTLAALAVVLVVEKGRLFRPHVLKV from the coding sequence TTGTCCGATACCAGTGCCGATGCCTTGGCCGCTTCAGGCCACCGCCCGATGGGCTTCCCGGAATTCGTAATCGTGATCGCGTCGATCATGGCGCTGAATCCGCTTGCGATGGACATGATGTTGCCGGCGCTGCCGGACATCGCGTCCGCCTTCCACATCACTTCAGTCAACCGGCCGCAGATGGTGCTGTCGATCTTCCTGGTCGGCTTCGGCGTCGGGCAGTTCGTCATGGGCCCCTTATCCGACCGGTTCGGCCGGCGGCCGGTCCTGCTCGGCGGCATGGTCGTCTACTGCGCTGCCGGCCTGCTCGCGATCGCCGCCCCATCGTTCGAGACGTTGCTGCTGGCACGCGCACTGCAGGGCCTCAGCACCTCGGCCACGCGTGTGATCGCAACCTCAATCGTGCGCGACTGCTATGCCGGCCGGCGCATGGCGAGCGTAATGTCGCTGGCGATGATGATATTCATTGCGGTGCCCGTGGTCGCCCCGGCCTTCGGCCAGGCCGTGCTGCTACTGACGCAATGGCGCGGCATCTTTATCGTGCTGACGCTGTATGGCGTGGTGGCGTTGATCTGGAGTGCGCTGCGCATGCCGGAGACGCTGCCGGTCGAAAGGCGCAGGTCGCTCGCCGTCGGCGAGGTGTTCGATGCGTTCCGCCAGACGCTGACCAACCGCCAGACGCTGGGTTATGCGCTGGTCGCCGGCGGCGTATTGGGTTCGCTGTTCGCGTTCGTGTTTACGTCGCAGCAGGTGTTCACCGAGATCTACAACCTCGGATATTATTTTCCGGTTGCGTTTGCCGGCGTCGCGGTCGGAACCGCCATCGCCGGCTTCGTCAATTCCCGCCTCGTCGGCCGCCTCGGCATGCGCGTGATCTCCCATGCTGCGCTGCTAGGCTTCGTGGTCATCGCCGCAACCATGCTGGTGGCGGCGAAAATGCAGATGCTGCCGTTGCCGCTGTTCATGGTGCTCTCGGTATCGATGATGTTTGCGTTCGGCTTGATGATCGCCAATTTCACCGCGCTCGCCATGGAGCCGCAGGGCCATATCGCCGGCACCGCTGCGTCGCTGTACGGCTCGATCACCACCCTGCTCGGCATCGGCATCGGCGCCACCATCGGCCAGGGCTACGACGGCACGCTGGTGCCGTTCGCGACCGGCTTCCTGCTCTGCACGCTGGCCGCGCTCGCGGTGGTGCTGGTGGTGGAGAAAGGCCGGCTGTTCAGGCCGCACGTCTTGAAGGTGTGA
- a CDS encoding sugar ABC transporter substrate-binding protein, translating into MRYLVKAMLSGVIALYAISARAADNPMTIAVFTKNRTNPAYEAFRIASDQIARTTGVKVIHLVPNQPDNVDEQKAMVDQVLKDRPDAVIFIPVDDVAMVDSVKRLNDARIPIVLVSNPLPGSFVTYVGADDFEIGYREARYLFEKLGGKGKIVVIEGTPAAPTNRERVRGYQRAFAEFPGIQVLGSGIGNYQQPDARRVMEKFLSEHNEIDAVLSANDTMALGVLEALKAANRTATVIGINGILPAVKQIEADGMLATVDFNMFKIGCTATRAAVRHLKKEPLPDKVMLPAEVIDKTNYKAWLVPVDQRTCPEWSDVAR; encoded by the coding sequence ATGCGATATCTCGTGAAGGCTATGTTGTCAGGTGTCATAGCGCTCTATGCGATCAGCGCCAGAGCCGCCGACAATCCGATGACCATCGCGGTATTCACCAAGAACCGCACCAACCCGGCCTATGAGGCCTTTCGTATCGCCTCGGACCAGATCGCCCGCACGACAGGCGTGAAGGTGATCCACCTTGTCCCGAACCAGCCCGACAACGTTGACGAACAAAAGGCCATGGTGGATCAGGTGCTGAAGGACAGGCCCGACGCCGTCATCTTCATCCCGGTCGATGACGTCGCCATGGTCGATTCCGTCAAAAGGCTCAACGACGCCAGAATCCCGATCGTGCTAGTTTCCAATCCGCTGCCCGGCAGCTTCGTCACTTATGTCGGCGCCGACGACTTCGAGATCGGATACCGCGAAGCGCGCTATCTCTTCGAAAAGCTCGGCGGCAAAGGGAAAATCGTCGTCATCGAGGGAACGCCGGCGGCGCCGACCAATCGCGAACGCGTGCGGGGCTACCAGCGTGCCTTCGCTGAATTTCCCGGCATCCAAGTCTTGGGATCGGGGATCGGCAATTACCAGCAGCCCGACGCCCGGCGCGTGATGGAAAAGTTTCTTTCCGAGCACAACGAAATCGATGCGGTGCTGTCGGCCAATGACACCATGGCGCTGGGCGTGCTCGAAGCGCTCAAGGCCGCCAACCGGACGGCGACCGTGATCGGTATCAACGGCATTCTTCCCGCCGTGAAGCAGATCGAAGCCGACGGGATGTTAGCCACCGTCGACTTCAACATGTTCAAGATCGGCTGCACGGCGACGCGGGCGGCGGTGCGTCACCTCAAGAAGGAGCCGCTACCGGATAAGGTGATGCTGCCGGCGGAAGTGATCGACAAGACCAACTACAAGGCTTGGCTGGTGCCGGTCGACCAGCGGACCTGCCCGGAATGGAGTGACGTGGCGCGCTGA
- the hemC gene encoding hydroxymethylbilane synthase — protein sequence MKIGTRKSAMALAQTEAIARLLRAADPALDVEIVKFETRGDQDQTSKLLRHGGKGGAFVAEIREAMRGGELQAAMHSLKDVPGNEETPSLIIAATLPRDPANDALVLRPGLSLDVFRASKGKGFKIGTNAVRRAAYLRRLFPEATVIHFRGAADTRVAKLDRGDKQRLPDGGEVGPADALVMARSGLERIGMASRIVHDFSVREMLPAVGQGIVAVECVEKDWVTRGRLARIEDASSRLCAEAEREVLWVLNGHCNSPIAGHATLADHEMTLTAAVLDEAGDRFIEVSRTGATDRPRELGRAVGLELLDKGAAEIIARTRPEEDSLLS from the coding sequence TTGAAGATTGGCACGCGCAAGAGCGCGATGGCGCTGGCGCAGACCGAAGCGATCGCACGGCTGCTGCGCGCGGCCGATCCCGCGCTCGATGTCGAGATCGTCAAGTTCGAAACCCGCGGCGACCAGGACCAGACCAGTAAGCTGCTGCGCCACGGCGGCAAGGGCGGCGCCTTCGTCGCCGAAATTCGCGAGGCCATGCGCGGCGGAGAATTGCAGGCGGCGATGCATTCGCTCAAGGACGTTCCCGGCAACGAGGAGACCCCTAGCCTGATCATCGCGGCGACCCTGCCGCGCGATCCGGCCAACGACGCGCTGGTGCTGCGTCCGGGCCTTTCGCTGGATGTGTTTCGCGCATCGAAAGGTAAAGGCTTCAAGATCGGCACCAATGCGGTGCGCCGCGCCGCCTATCTGCGCCGGCTGTTCCCCGAGGCCACCGTAATCCATTTCCGCGGCGCCGCCGATACCCGCGTCGCAAAGCTCGATCGCGGCGACAAGCAGCGGCTTCCCGATGGCGGCGAGGTGGGACCGGCGGATGCGCTGGTGATGGCAAGGTCAGGGCTCGAACGCATCGGAATGGCATCGCGCATCGTCCATGACTTTTCGGTTCGCGAAATGCTGCCCGCGGTAGGGCAGGGCATCGTCGCAGTGGAATGCGTCGAAAAGGACTGGGTCACGCGCGGCCGGCTCGCCAGGATCGAGGACGCCTCGTCGCGCCTCTGCGCCGAGGCCGAACGCGAAGTGCTGTGGGTTTTAAACGGCCACTGCAACTCGCCGATCGCCGGCCACGCGACGTTGGCGGACCATGAGATGACGCTGACGGCCGCCGTGCTGGATGAAGCCGGCGACCGCTTTATCGAGGTGTCGCGGACCGGCGCGACAGATCGCCCTCGCGAGCTCGGCCGTGCGGTTGGGCTCGAGTTACTCGACAAGGGCGCCGCGGAGATCATCGCGCGGACGAGGCCGGAGGAGGATTCGCTGCTTTCGTGA
- a CDS encoding ABC transporter substrate-binding protein produces the protein MTRYSRRTLLKAGAAFAGVSAIGSPAIVHAQAARIKIGHLVPLTGFLGAIGSYAQLGVKMAAEEINASGGIMGKPIDLMSEDSVNPATASTKAQRMIEQDGAVLLFGEISSASSLTIMQVAERNKKVFFSTGARSDALRGKDCNRYSFHCDIPNTVMVNAVGTALKQKGMVKGKKFVTLTADYIFGHDLLKAAKAFFSANDATLIGDELIATDVTDFSPYLLKVRQAKPDVVCCNLAGNQVTNLVKQYAEFGFPYPLVGFNLNTGDAWAMGEGNLSGTWPTVWYHTLDNPASKAFVDAFSKKYGKPPENHAWIEYITLKMIAQAITETKSTESDALIGYFEKQTQFDIMKSRKAYFRSWDHQLVQEAYPFTVKPKGEMKDKWDMLVLGEAVPAAGADLESIYPTKTQNPCNMKA, from the coding sequence ATGACCCGCTACAGCCGACGTACTTTGTTGAAAGCCGGCGCCGCTTTTGCCGGCGTATCCGCTATCGGATCTCCCGCCATCGTTCACGCACAGGCCGCGCGAATAAAAATCGGCCATCTGGTGCCGCTGACCGGCTTCCTCGGCGCGATCGGCAGCTACGCCCAGTTAGGGGTGAAGATGGCGGCGGAAGAGATCAACGCGTCCGGCGGCATCATGGGCAAGCCAATCGACCTGATGTCGGAAGACTCGGTCAATCCCGCCACCGCCTCGACCAAGGCGCAACGCATGATCGAGCAGGACGGCGCCGTGCTCTTGTTCGGCGAAATCTCATCCGCCTCGTCGCTGACCATCATGCAGGTCGCCGAGCGCAACAAGAAAGTGTTCTTCTCGACCGGCGCGCGCTCGGACGCGCTACGCGGCAAGGATTGCAACCGCTACTCCTTCCATTGCGACATTCCCAATACGGTGATGGTCAACGCCGTCGGCACCGCGCTCAAACAGAAGGGCATGGTGAAGGGCAAGAAGTTCGTTACGCTGACGGCGGACTACATTTTCGGCCACGACCTCTTGAAGGCGGCGAAGGCCTTCTTCAGCGCCAACGACGCTACCCTGATCGGCGACGAGCTGATCGCGACAGACGTTACCGACTTCAGCCCGTATCTCCTGAAGGTGCGGCAGGCCAAGCCCGATGTCGTCTGCTGCAACCTCGCCGGCAACCAGGTGACCAATCTCGTCAAGCAATATGCCGAGTTCGGCTTCCCCTACCCGCTCGTCGGCTTCAACCTCAACACCGGCGACGCCTGGGCGATGGGCGAAGGCAATCTTTCCGGCACCTGGCCCACGGTCTGGTACCACACGCTCGACAATCCGGCGTCCAAGGCCTTCGTCGATGCCTTCAGCAAGAAATACGGCAAGCCGCCTGAAAACCATGCCTGGATCGAATACATCACACTGAAAATGATCGCGCAGGCGATCACCGAGACCAAGTCGACCGAGAGCGACGCACTGATCGGCTATTTCGAGAAGCAGACGCAGTTCGACATCATGAAGTCGCGCAAGGCGTATTTCCGATCCTGGGACCATCAGCTCGTCCAGGAAGCCTATCCGTTCACGGTGAAGCCGAAGGGCGAGATGAAGGACAAGTGGGACATGCTGGTGCTCGGCGAGGCCGTGCCGGCCGCGGGCGCCGACCTTGAATCGATCTACCCGACGAAGACGCAAAATCCCTGCAACATGAAGGCATAG
- a CDS encoding branched-chain amino acid ABC transporter ATP-binding protein/permease, producing MMMPAAKFRPLLLAALAVIVLPFGLHLLGLSLNTGTMVVALAIAAMGLNLCIGYTGLVSFGHGAWFGIGAYASGLIQRNWFNNDIFLPLALAAIVVAVIATFVGFVILRRRGVYFSLLTLALSALTYTIAFRWTAVTGGEDGLGGLKRGSLGPFSLDNALNYYIVVSVLCLGVLYLLLRLVRSPFGHVLMAIRENQLRATFQGYPVERYKLGVFVISAVVTGFAGGLIGFQNYLVSAEAVSVPFSGELLAIVVIGGMRSMLGPAIGALFFILFRELFSIWTPNWLLWFGLVFVAFVLYSPGGLVGIWATLAKRWWPPPEESAAMSRRKIYQGLPLPAFLRPRALEGTVLDVQGVSKSFGGIRAVADASLTVGAGEIHALIGPNGAGKTTLFNLVSGLYPTDSGTIKLNGREIQGVPSEAICHQGLARSFQITNLFKGLSIYENLRLSLQAQSPGRFDLWRDIDHYRDIHAETAELIKFLGLEGIETIEGGELSYGGQRLVDLGIALGSKPQVLLLDEPLAGLAAAERERVSNLVKNIAANIPVLIVEHDIDRVLGFSRTVTVMNQGEVLMTGTPEAVRADRKVQEIYTGTGVPEVEHIASEQARDSTVPILRFERVNTFYGKSHILHDATLDVREGEIVALLGRNGAGKSTLLKTLAGLVPLSSGTIEYAGMNISRLPAPEIARAGIGYVPQGRGLFAGMTVRENLSLGHLARKTDGSNGVVWDEAQILDYFPRLRERMDVAADYLSGGEQQMVAVARAMSGNVKLLLLDEPFEGLAPAVILELFKVFDRLRQHISIVIVEHNLDLVLALADRVFALERGAVFHQGPAQPLLTDLEYRKKILWL from the coding sequence ATGATGATGCCTGCCGCCAAATTTCGTCCGCTGCTGCTGGCCGCGCTCGCCGTCATCGTGCTGCCGTTCGGCCTCCATCTGCTCGGCCTGTCACTCAACACCGGCACCATGGTGGTGGCGCTCGCCATTGCCGCGATGGGGCTCAACCTCTGCATCGGCTACACCGGGCTGGTCTCGTTCGGCCACGGCGCCTGGTTCGGCATCGGCGCCTATGCGTCGGGACTGATCCAGCGCAACTGGTTCAACAACGATATCTTCCTGCCGCTCGCGCTGGCGGCGATCGTCGTCGCCGTCATCGCGACCTTCGTCGGGTTCGTCATTTTGCGCCGGCGCGGCGTCTATTTCTCGCTGCTGACGCTGGCGCTGTCGGCGCTGACCTACACCATCGCTTTTCGCTGGACCGCGGTAACTGGCGGCGAGGACGGTCTCGGCGGCCTGAAGCGGGGCAGCCTTGGCCCGTTCAGCCTCGACAACGCGCTCAACTACTACATCGTCGTCTCCGTGCTCTGCCTCGGCGTGCTTTATCTCCTGCTGCGGCTGGTGCGCTCGCCGTTCGGCCATGTGCTGATGGCGATCCGCGAGAACCAGTTGCGCGCCACGTTCCAGGGCTATCCGGTCGAGCGCTACAAGCTCGGCGTCTTCGTGATCTCGGCGGTCGTGACCGGCTTTGCCGGCGGGCTGATCGGCTTCCAGAATTATCTGGTCTCTGCCGAGGCCGTCTCCGTCCCCTTCTCAGGCGAACTGCTCGCCATCGTCGTGATCGGCGGCATGCGCAGCATGCTGGGGCCGGCGATCGGCGCGCTGTTCTTCATCCTGTTCCGCGAGTTGTTTTCAATCTGGACGCCGAACTGGCTGCTCTGGTTCGGTCTCGTCTTCGTCGCCTTCGTGCTGTACTCGCCGGGCGGTCTCGTCGGCATCTGGGCGACACTCGCAAAGCGCTGGTGGCCACCGCCGGAAGAGTCCGCCGCCATGAGCAGGCGAAAAATCTACCAAGGCCTGCCTTTGCCGGCTTTCCTGCGGCCGAGAGCGCTCGAGGGCACCGTGCTCGACGTGCAAGGCGTCTCAAAGAGCTTTGGCGGCATCCGCGCGGTGGCCGATGCGAGCCTCACCGTCGGCGCGGGCGAAATCCACGCCTTGATCGGGCCGAACGGTGCGGGAAAAACCACGCTGTTCAATCTGGTCTCCGGCCTCTATCCGACCGACAGCGGCACCATCAAGCTGAACGGCCGCGAGATCCAGGGCGTGCCGTCGGAGGCGATCTGCCATCAGGGGCTGGCCCGCTCGTTCCAGATCACCAACCTGTTCAAGGGCCTTTCGATCTACGAAAATCTCCGCCTGTCGCTGCAGGCGCAGAGCCCGGGGCGTTTCGACCTGTGGCGCGACATCGACCATTACAGGGATATCCACGCCGAGACGGCGGAGCTGATCAAGTTCCTTGGCCTCGAAGGCATCGAGACTATCGAAGGTGGTGAACTGTCCTATGGCGGGCAGCGGCTGGTCGATCTCGGGATTGCGCTCGGCTCCAAACCGCAGGTGCTGTTGCTGGATGAACCGCTCGCCGGGCTGGCTGCCGCCGAGCGCGAGCGCGTCTCGAACCTCGTCAAGAACATCGCCGCCAACATTCCGGTCCTGATCGTCGAGCACGACATCGATCGCGTGCTCGGCTTCTCCCGCACCGTCACCGTGATGAACCAGGGCGAAGTGCTGATGACCGGGACGCCAGAGGCCGTGCGGGCCGACCGCAAGGTGCAGGAAATCTATACCGGCACTGGCGTGCCCGAGGTCGAGCACATCGCGAGCGAGCAGGCCCGCGACAGCACAGTCCCCATTCTGCGCTTCGAGCGCGTCAACACGTTTTACGGCAAGAGCCATATCCTGCACGACGCCACCCTCGACGTGCGCGAAGGTGAAATCGTTGCGCTGCTCGGCCGCAACGGCGCCGGCAAGTCGACGCTCCTAAAGACGCTCGCGGGCCTCGTGCCGCTGTCGTCGGGTACGATCGAGTATGCCGGCATGAACATCTCCCGCCTGCCCGCGCCCGAGATCGCGCGCGCCGGCATCGGCTATGTGCCGCAGGGCCGCGGCCTGTTCGCCGGGATGACGGTACGGGAAAATCTCTCGCTCGGGCATCTCGCGCGCAAGACCGACGGCAGCAACGGCGTGGTGTGGGACGAAGCGCAGATCCTCGACTATTTCCCGCGTTTGCGCGAACGCATGGACGTCGCGGCGGATTATCTTTCCGGCGGCGAGCAGCAGATGGTGGCGGTGGCGCGCGCGATGTCCGGCAATGTCAAACTCCTGCTGCTCGACGAGCCCTTCGAGGGGCTGGCACCGGCCGTGATCCTCGAACTGTTCAAGGTGTTCGACCGACTGCGGCAACACATCTCCATCGTGATCGTCGAGCACAATCTCGACCTGGTGCTGGCGCTCGCCGACCGCGTCTTCGCACTGGAACGCGGCGCGGTGTTCCATCAAGGACCGGCGCAACCGCTGCTGACGGATCTCGAATATCGCAAGAAGATTTTGTGGCTATGA
- a CDS encoding branched-chain amino acid ABC transporter permease yields MQFGFLLEQVVNGLVLGGYYLLIALGLSLIFSVGGIVNLAHGAFYALGAYISVEITKYLGFGSAVVLSPVAVALLGILFERFILRRFYDADPILSLLVTFALAMVTEQAIRIIWGAPPISAAIPQALRGSVFLGDFLFSRYRLLILAVVAAVLLGVWLLLHKTSFGRVVRAGIQRPDMVAALGIRLQPYMTAIVMLGVGMAALGGAFFAPITIVHPAMGAEIITVAFVVVVIGGLGSFWGVVISALLVGVVRGITIHFAPAAGEASIYVLMFLVLMVRPRGLLGERIEKFE; encoded by the coding sequence ATGCAGTTTGGATTCCTGCTTGAACAGGTGGTGAATGGCCTGGTGCTCGGAGGCTATTACCTCCTGATTGCGCTTGGGCTGTCGCTGATCTTCAGCGTCGGCGGCATCGTCAACCTCGCCCATGGCGCGTTCTATGCGCTCGGCGCCTACATTTCCGTCGAGATCACGAAATATCTCGGCTTCGGGTCGGCGGTGGTGCTGTCGCCGGTCGCCGTCGCGCTGCTCGGCATTCTCTTCGAGCGCTTCATCCTGCGAAGGTTCTACGACGCCGATCCGATCCTGAGCCTTTTGGTGACGTTCGCCCTCGCCATGGTGACCGAACAGGCGATCCGTATCATCTGGGGCGCGCCGCCGATATCGGCCGCGATCCCGCAGGCGCTTCGCGGCTCGGTGTTCCTCGGCGATTTCCTGTTCTCGCGCTATCGCTTGCTCATCCTCGCCGTCGTCGCTGCAGTCCTGCTCGGTGTCTGGCTGCTGCTGCATAAGACGTCGTTCGGCCGCGTGGTGCGCGCCGGCATCCAGCGGCCGGACATGGTCGCCGCACTCGGCATTCGCCTGCAGCCCTACATGACCGCGATCGTCATGCTGGGCGTCGGCATGGCCGCGCTCGGCGGCGCCTTCTTTGCACCGATCACGATCGTGCATCCAGCGATGGGCGCCGAGATCATCACCGTCGCCTTTGTCGTCGTCGTGATCGGCGGCCTCGGCAGTTTTTGGGGCGTGGTGATATCCGCTCTTCTGGTCGGTGTCGTCAGGGGCATCACCATCCACTTCGCACCGGCCGCCGGTGAAGCCTCGATCTATGTGCTGATGTTCCTGGTGCTCATGGTGCGGCCGCGCGGGCTGCTCGGCGAACGTATCGAGAAGTTCGAATGA